The following nucleotide sequence is from Vicugna pacos unplaced genomic scaffold, VicPac4 scaffold_21, whole genome shotgun sequence.
TgataactatactttaaaaaacaaattaaaatatctaCTCAAAAAGGCAATAAATTACTACATTAAGGTTCTGCTCTACCAAGAAGAAGATATAGGAGcaggaattaaaaaaatggtttctTCTCTTTATTCAATATAATTGAAAATGGTCTGaatctaaaatattaaatatcttttcaaacATATGGTTCATCTTTTCATCTTCACTCTGCAGACTttaattggtttatttttatcagcaCTCAACTTTGACCTCATAAAATTATGAACAGCCAGAGAGGAGAGTTTCAAATGGGATGTGCTTGTTTGTTCTGATATTCTACCACAATGAACAATAATTTCTGAAGCTAAAACACACAAGAGTTGATGTCTGGTGACAATTTCTTATGCCCAGCAATTTTTTGGTCTTTAACTTATCTTTCTTCAGCAATTGAGTGATTGGAACAAATGACTGAAAGGAACAGCACCAGGGTGACAGAATTCATTCTTTTGGGCTCTTCAGTCCATAGAGAGATTGAACTTCTTCTCTTCCTGCTCATTTTAGTGGTATATTCTCTAACTCTGGTAGGAAACCTTGGGGTGATTTCACTAATCCAATTGGATTCTcgacttcacacacccatgtatttttttctcagtaatCTGGCCTTTGTAGACCTTTGCTACTCTTCATCAATAGCCCCCAAGTTCCTGCAGACCCTCCTGACCAGACACAGGTCCATATCTTTCTATGCATGTGCCACACAGCTGGGCTTTTTCCTGAACTTATTGATCTTGAAAATGTTCTTTCTTGCAGTAATGTCTTATGACTGCTATGTCGTCATCTGCAGTCCTCTTCTCTACATGGTGATCATGTCCCCAAAGGTGTGTATACAGCTGGTAATGGGCCCCGTCTTATATAGCTTTTCTGTTGCTTTGCTCCACACAGTTGTTACTTTCCAACTGATCTACTATGGCCCCCATGTCATCAATCATTTCTACTGTGATGATGTCCTTTGATGGCCCTTGCCTGCTCAGACACCAGCCTCAAGGAGATGTTGATTTTTATCTTTGCTGGATTCAATATGATCAGTTCTTTGACCACCATCCTTATTTCTTACTTACACATTGTGGCTGCAATCCTGAGAATCAAGTCTACAGAATGAAGGTGCAAAGTGTTCTCAACTTGTGGCTCTCATCTGACCGCTGTGACTATATTCTATGGAACTCTGATCTTCATGTATCTGCAGCCCAAATCAAACCATTCCCTTGACATGGACAAAATGGCCTCTGTGTTCTACACAATAGTCATTCCTATGCTCAGCCTCATGATCTACAGCTTGAGGAACCAAGAAGTAAAGAATGCCTTGAGGAAAGCCATTGACAAATGCTATGTCCTGCCtctaataaactttaaaaagtgacttGCAACAAAACCTGACTTGGAACAATGCCACTTGCAGACAGACATGTTGTTTTTCTAATCTTTTGatgaagtacatttttttttaccattctttATATGAGTAAAATGATTTTGTACATGAGTTCTAGTTTTCATGTAATCGATAGtaagatgaaatttttaaaagagtagaatttacatttttaagaaattactaCTCTTAGGATATGTGACACTGATAGTTTTGACCTGACTAGCTTCTATTCAACTGATAATAAGGTTTAATCAGTCTTTTCAAAATTGTTCCTGTTTTGTATATCGCggaagacagagaaaggggcAAGGATGGTGATGAAGTAAGTTTCTTATCCATCCCCATGTCATTCCATGCGATAGCCTCCTCCTCCAATGTTCCCTGTCTGTGACCCATCATTCCTCTCTCTGCTGCTGACCTCCACATTCACTCTAGCCACTCCCTAAAATTGCATGATTAGCACATCCTTTGAAAGAAAGTCATTTTTCACCATGTAGACATGGGAACAAGGATTAGCTTTTGGAAAGCCACATTCCCTTTTATTACTCTATCAAACCAAAAATGCAGATCTATCTTTAAGTTCCCTAAGCAAAGCTGTGCTTTCTAAAGGTCTTTTAGAGTTTTAGGGGTATGAGGAAATTACAGTGTGTTGGGGGACAGGAAGGGGTAGCTTAAAACCAAGAGATAAATATGGTGGCTATTAGATGTCAAGAATATAGTTCCATGTTCAGGTAATATAAAGAGACATAATTCAAAACCCACTTAAACCTTCAACTGGAATATAATAGTTTATATTTTCACTCATAAATTCAAATGTTCATGTCTACCATGTGCATGATATTGGGAGTCATTCTTGgtgagcaaaaaacaaacaaacagaatatttCCTGCCTCACAGTGTTGGACACTCTGCAAGAAGATGCAGCTAGCAACAGACCAGTTTAGAGTGGTAGGTGGTAGGTTTGATAAGGAAAAGGACTTACAGATGAGGCTTGTCTTGGATGCACATCTCTGCACTTGTCTGCCAGAATCTTCAACATGTATAAAGAAGCTTTAACTGGATTCATTTTCACATACCATCCAGATGGTTTCAACAACACCTGCATCTTCTTACTTTGGGAACAGTGGGCAGAACATACGTTCAAAGGAGAAGGGAGTGGGTAAGGAGCCACCAAATTGCCAGGGTTTATCTTGTGAGTCACTTAGCAGAAAAATTCTTTCAATGGCCTCCTCAAAGAGTAAGACAACTAGAAAGTGAATGGATTTGAAATAAGTCAGCCTGCTGAAATATAACATTGTGCCACCATGACATACATACCATGATAGATATTAGAATGAATCTGACAAACCAGGAAAtacattttgttcatttgataATGCAGTTGTGAACaataaacaatgaacaaaatgaacaaGCAATGAACAAATGAAGTTCCTTATCAAATGAATGAAGTGAAGCTATGCCAATGATGTATGTGCTAGGATTATGTGTGAGCCCTCTGCTACCATGAGCTGAttccttttttcattctctcTGTCAGTTCTGCTTTCATCTCATGAAAGTTTCATTATTCTAACCCAGGCATGACCAGGAATCAAATTCTGCCTGGATTCAATCTATGGCATCTcagtaaactagaaaaaaaagctCATTCTTGGAATTGTGCTTTTGAGTTCAAACCTGAGTATTACCACTTCTAGCTGGATGATGCTGAATAGCATCTCTGACTTTCATTAACCAGGCTCCTCAAAGCCACCTGTCAGTGATGGGAAACAGTTGCCTAAACACTATTAATTTCTGAGTGAGTGGTGCTTATAAAGGTCAGGCGTTCAAAGCTGATTCTGTCCTAGAGTCACAGTTAATTGAACAATGTGGGAAACCCATTGGTGTCTCTCTGATAGATTTCCCTagaattctctctctgtctctctttctatgtctctctctctatatatatatatgactaaaattaacataaaaaaagaGTATGGCAACAGAGAATTTCACAGATGACTTACCAGATTTTGTCCCACTTGAATGACTTAATAGTCTTGGAAATTGCAGAAACAATAGAGctctgaaaaaattaaagaaagggtGGTTTAAAAACCCTGTGGGAAGTAGTGCCTGATTCAAAGCTAGTATCCTGAGAAGTTGCTTAATtaagcatatacatatataccacagtATACATAATATACACATATTGTACTATATACTATGTATAGAGTAACTAGGTAGGTCAGTTTATctctctgtctatctgtctgtctatctatcagcttatctatctgtctatttatctatctacctatctatctatctttatatGATAGTGtgtgtgattttgtgtgtgtgtgtgtgtgtgtgtgtgatggtagTGACTTGCCATAGGGTTGTGTTTTCTGACTTTTAGTTAATGttatgctttattatttttcatgtattggaacatttattatttgcttaatatattttaattgactCACAAACttatttaaacaaatctgaaaactAAACTTTCTGTAACCAACGCAAAGGAGAAAAATCCATGCCAAAATCTTCATAAAGTAACAAGAATTCTGAAcactcaaaaagttaaaataacacaATCTCTGGGTGCTATGTGAAATTATCTCTTGTGCTGTATTTTGGGAAATACTGGCAAGAGAAATTGTAGAAGTTAATCAAAAGCCTGTGATAACCACTTTAACTCACTATTCCAAGTTAGGTTAGGACAGCATTCATGgtttaatttagaatttagatttctGTGAAGACATCAATATTGTCATATTAAATTATGTatcttaaaaattagttttacatCCTCCTTAAACAACACCAACTCTATCAGTAAATCAACAATGAGGTGTTCTAAGTGGATACAAACAGTACAAATTCTGAAGAAAGGCAGAATTAAAATTATGCCTTTCAGGTTCTAAATTAATTTCTTTGGGGGGGCAGAGGCATCATACCAAAAAATGAATCTTGAAAGTCATGACTGTGAATTGCCAAGGGCAAGAACTCAAATAAGGAAAACACCTTTGTTGTTGCTGTGTTTGTTTTGCCTGTTCTGTAATCCCAAAAGCATAGTATTGAACAGTGAAGTTTATACAGAGAACTGGAAAGTAGAAGAGATCTCCTAACAGCAGAGGAGCCATTTTTCTGGAAGCAAGCAGTAAGGTCCCAACCTGAGCCTGGTGATGCGAGCAAGATATAAAGGTTAGTGACTCTTTGGAAAGGAATCTGCTGCCCCTTCCTCTGGGTAGCACAGTAGACTCAGGTGAGGTTGCTGCAAAATTACACCGTTGCCCAAAGAAAGCCCAGAGGGGTTTGAAGAGCTCCTGCAGCAGCAAGGATAGCTTACCTCCCTGAGGTAGAGCCTGTTTTATTGAAACAAAAAGCTTAATAGAAAAACCAGAGTCCCAGCATTGCAGCAAATTGGTGAAGGAATACATTTGTTTTATCAGCACACAATTCAACTCATACCAAGTAAGAAGAGCTAAAGATGTGTTGTCTAAAACATCTGGTGGACGCTCATCCGGTCCACACCTACAAACACAGTGCAGAGGAGGTGGCTGAGATTCCCTGAGCCTGTGAAAGAGCCTTGTAAGTGCCTGCAAAGACTAGTGAGGAGAAGTCACCTAGAAGCTGGGGCCAAAGGGATTCAAAACCAACTAAATGGACAGCTGGAGGTCATGACAAGTCCAAGGACTCACCAAGTAGTTAGGAAAAGGGGATACAACCAATCACCTAAGACCAGAGGTTGAGTTTCCCTCCTTCTGGCTAAGACAGAGAACCAGGTTCCCTTCTTTGCTCAGTATACTCAGTGTCAGAACAGACACTTTCTGAGGAGACATTCATCCTCAAGGCAACATTTGCCCTGGGAAGTGGTCAGATGCAGAGGCCAGGTGCTAAGGGCCATGTTTCTGGAAAGAATTATAAGAACAACTTCAGCACTATAGCCATGCTGTCTAAGGAGCAAACTCCTAAAACACAGTGACTTAGTAACATAGGATTTGATTCCTTTCTCAGGGGACAGTGTGAGTTATGGGGTGTGGGTTAGGCAATTAGACCCTCCATATGTGGCTTTCTTGTCTCAATCTACAGCAACCATTTCAGTGGCAACAttttcaagaaggaagagaaaggaaaaagtccACATCAAGTGGCTCTGACTTGAGGAAATGACCTTGGGTTTTAGGCATATCTTTCTACTGACAGCTCATTGCCAAAACATTTGTAACAAAGTTAGCTACCTGGctaatagaaatgagggcaactGTGGTTAACAGCTGGAGGGCtagtgttttatttctaaaagtaaacataaaataGTGGACCTTGAGGAATATTTCTGCCATAAGCATCAGAGAAAATATGATCTTAGAATGCCAGGCTATAATGCCAATCTCTGTGAAAGCAAAAGTTTCTTGAGCGGTCTTACTTTGACACCACATTGACATGAACTCTTTAGAACCAAATTTGGGTAGTTtaacaacataaaaaagaaatccGCTTTGTTAATGTAATTTCCTATAGCAATTAATGGTAATTTTTCTTCCTACTCAGAACCTAAATTTGTGAAAAAGAACATCCCTCCTCCCATCAGCTACCTTTTCTCAGATCCAATCGGAAGGAAAGTGGCTTATAGTTAACTAGTAAATTAGCCTGAGCAACCATACTTTATGTGCTTGAATTAGTCCATCCTCCCAGTGGTGTTTCCAAAACCATAAGTTACTTCTCAGAGTCCTCCTGCACATCTTTCATTGTGCACGCCTTTCAATTCAATTAGCCCTGGGTAGAATCAGGGTAAGTAAACAGGGCTTCTTTAGTCCCAAGAATAAACTCAATCATCAGAAATTACTTCTACTTCCCATTCACCTTTATGCTGATAAGAGTCATTAAGGGAAGAAAAGTCTGTATTCTTCCTATAGCAAGAATGAATGTAGATTAAGTGGGTACCAATCTATATAAATGGAACAGTGAGATTTTAAGAACTTTAACTGGGTCCTGGTGGATATCATTTTGAGCTGTATTGACCATAGTTTAACGCATACCCAGTGCAATGGCTTTTAGTTGAACAGGGCTTCTTATCTGGTTGATCCACTCTAAGCCCTGAAAGCTTGATTTAAGCTGCTAAAACAGAACCAAAGAATGTAACATTCATGAGAAGAAATTGGAAACAAACAATAGTTTCAAATCATATCAACCAAAGGTTTAATAGGATGAAGGCTATGAACAAAggttagatttttaaatatcagaaagCTCATATTGGTtcgtttttttttattatgatgaaGACAGGAAAGTCTTTATGTCATAAATATTTCACCCTTTAAAACCAAGAAAACTAACCAGAATCCATGCTAAGGAGTAGAATCAGGGTAAGTAAATAGATTGACACACAAAAAGTGTTGATAACTATCAAGCTATATATACTGAGAACAAAACTTAGGACTGTGTTACAATACTAGTTGAAGATTCTGAATACAACTTTGTTATCAAAAGTCCATGTGTGTATGAACATTATCAAAAAGTTATTTGGTAAATCAGGGTCCATCAGCATTCTGTAATCAGGGAATAGAGATGAATTCCTATTCTTTTCCTCATGAAATTAtatatttcttacaaaatttcaGTAAAGAAAACATCATAGAAATCATGTTCAACTCTAAAAAAGATATCTCCAAAACACAATGTATTTATCTCAAATTATTTATGAGTCCTCCAGTGACTGCACAATTTTAAACACACCATGAATGTGTAATATGTCAGTTTGAATCATATAGTTGCATATGTGGAGTAACAATCTTGGTACTTAGAGGCCATTCATGGGGTAAAAGCATCACTGGGTTAGACTGGAGCTCAGTATATGTAAGAGTTGCCTTTAGACAGTCTCTATTGAGCTAGGAACTTTCATGCCTACACACTTATCACAAGTAGCAATGTACTCAGAAATATCTATTGCAGTTTCACTGCCCCAAGTTTGCCTTGATGATTGCCTTGTTGACTGCCTCTTTCACATctttgtttctcaaactttagaTCATAGGATTCAGCATGGGAATCACTGTGGTATAAAACACAGCTACCATTTCCCCCTGCTCCACAGACTCTTCAGGGGGCCTCCTGAAATGCATAAATATGAGAGTCCCATAAAACATGATAACAGCCGTCAAGTGGGACCCACAGGTGGAGAACGCCTTCTTCCTCCCATCAGCAGAGTGCATGCGTAGCATGGCTATTTCTATGAGGATATAGGAGATGAGGACCACTGAAAGGTAATACGTGAAGTTCATCCCAGCAATAACTATCATGGTGTATTCTTTGATGTGGACCCCACCACAGGCAATCTTGATGAGAGGAGGGTCAGCACAATAGAAGtggttattttcaaaatttccacagaAGTACAAGCCATATGTCCACAGGGTGCATATCAGGCTAACAGAGAATCTGTAGACATAAGGCACAGAGATGAGCCAAATACAGACAGTCCTGGACATTTTACTGCCATAAAGCAGAGGGTTGCAGATGGCCATGTAGCGATCAAAGGCCATCACAGCCAAGATATATACCTCCACATGGACAAGGGCGATGAAAAAGTAACATTGCACCAGACACCCCACGTAGGAGATGGTTTTTGTCTCTGATaataaattttccagcattttggGAGTAACATTGGAAGAGAACCACACATCCACAAAAGACAGATGACTTAAGAAAAAGTATATAGGGGTCTGAAGCTGGGGACTGATGCTGATCAAAATAATCATACCAATGTTCCCTAACAGCATGATCATGTAAACTACTAGGAACACCCCAAAAAGGAGAACTTGAAGCTCCTGATGACTGATCAACCCCAGAAGAATAAACTCTGTCACATCTGTGAAATTTGGCATTGCCTTCATGGAGACCCAGGCTGTACTGTctgtgggagaaagaaaaaaaatggatttgtTTTATTCTTGGAAGTCTTGAATCATGTGTATCTGTATTCTAATTCAAATAATTGAACAATTAATGTATATTTCACACAGTGTCCAATAAAAGAATATCTAGGTACAATTATTTCCTTTAGTAGGTCTTATAGGTAATGACCATCAATATTTATATCAGTTTCTTAGTCCTAAAATAGACAATTGCATTCATGTGTTACTAgaactatatatttatattttgtaaataatttccatAATGTTAACATCCCAGGGCTCAGATAAGACTAAAGCCAGACTGAGAGTTGTCAGAGAATGACTGAATCCATtccaatatattattttttagaaaaaagctGGAGACTCATCAGTGTTAAGTGTTCACTCAAGGTCAGCTAGCCACTGAGTACTCACAGGCAAGTAAGTGGAGTGAATCCTCTGAAACTCCACTGAATGCTATTTTCCAGTATGATAGCTGGCTCTcaatatcaataaaaatacaaacacacatgtGATATTAACTGATCTATTTTCACATGTTTTGGACAGTAGTCTCTTATTTATATGATCTTATGGGACAGTGGTCTTATATGTTGGTCTTATAACCTAGTTATTGACATATTAGCCCTACGTTATGCCAGTATATGATACCACATGCTTTCGACATATGAAATTCCTAATCACATTTTAGTTTGTTCAGCCTTACATTATACTTGCTTGATGAGTGCTACTAGCAGGGTAAGGTGAGAGGTATTTAAAAGCACAGGCTCTACTAGCTtttgttatcttaaaaaaaatgtaaaccacAGGTGGTTAAATCACATAGCACTCAACATCAGAATTATGTCAATAGATAAGTATCTAGACAAATGCCATGAGGTAAAATTGAGGTGAcactttttaataattattgtCTCTCATTTCAGATTCCACTGGTTTTCAGGAACAATCAATTCTATGTCTATTTATATTCAAATTTAATGTCACCACAAGGAACATGTTCCCAAGAAATCTTTCTCCTTTTAATACATTTCCCGTGTTGACTTctccaagaaataaaaatttgctgTGAGTTCTTAAGGCTGCATCTGTATAATTACCATCATCTCGGGAATTTAAGCTCTCCATATTAATTGTGCTTGAAGGGGATGTTACTGACATATAAATGGGTCTTTGTAATTGCTTAGGTTAATTCATTTTACAAACATCAAAGCCAGTTATATGTCAGATATATTTGTTATATCTagaagtattctaaattctggaaatAGGAGGTTAAACAATATATACAGGATTCTGGCTTGCATCAGAATTTATTCTCATTGAAAAGAAGTGAAGGATAAAATATACAAGTGAGATACTTCAGGGATTGGAGCCACAGTGACAAATGCACAGTTTGCCAATGGGATCAGAAATAAGGAGAGGCAGGATGCAGACAGGGTGATAGAAGATCTCTTTGAAAATATGGCTCTTTTACTTAGTGAGAAGAAACCAGCAATGTAGAAATACAgggaagaagagaatgaaaattcaAAAGGAACTCTTAGCTTGCCATGTTGAAAATGAGTGTTTCCAGAGCCATTCCTTTAACATTAAACAGTGTGTAAATTCTGTGATTACATCACGATCCCCTCCAATCCATAGCAGAGGACATTTAGGAAGTTAATTAGTCTTTATGAACTATTTTCCCATCTCTTGATTATTCACATGGGGATGAAATACACCACGAATAAAGTAAATTGGGCACATAAGATAGGAGGCACTGAAGTTTCATTTCTGATCTGCCTTCCTCCTTTCTGTAGATTTCCATGATTGTAGAT
It contains:
- the LOC140694302 gene encoding olfactory receptor 5M9-like, whose product is MKAMPNFTDVTEFILLGLISHQELQVLLFGVFLVVYMIMLLGNIGMIILISISPQLQTPIYFFLSHLSFVDVWFSSNVTPKMLENLLSETKTISYVGCLVQCYFFIALVHVEVYILAVMAFDRYMAICNPLLYGSKMSRTVCIWLISVPYVYRFSVSLICTLWTYGLYFCGNFENNHFYCADPPLIKIACGGVHIKEYTMIVIAGMNFTYYLSVVLISYILIEIAMLRMHSADGRKKAFSTCGSHLTAVIMFYGTLIFMHFRRPPEESVEQGEMVAVFYTTVIPMLNPMI